In one window of Macrobrachium rosenbergii isolate ZJJX-2024 chromosome 11, ASM4041242v1, whole genome shotgun sequence DNA:
- the LOC136843502 gene encoding uncharacterized protein, whose product MDEASTTSCAEALLSSWISRFGVPDSITTDRGPAFLSELWVSLACLMGITLHSTTAYNPAANSMVERAHRSLKAALMALCTDEKWKEQLPWVLLSLRTAPKANGDASHAEKVYRETLAVPGEFFPPSADCADTPLLRLRELPQRFMPCHKTFTDRTVTYSPPALHS is encoded by the coding sequence atggatgaggCATCAACGACATCATGCGCAGAGGctctcctctccagttggataagccgcttcggagtgccagacagcatcactacggacaggggacctgccttcctgtcagagctctgggtctccttggcatgcctgatgggtataactctacacagcacaacagcatacaacccagcaGCAAacagcatggtcgagagggcacaccgctctctgaaagcagctctcatggcactctGCACCGATgagaagtggaaggaacagctgccctgggtcctgctgagTCTCCGCACCGCACCAAAAGCAAATGGTGATGCTTCCcatgctgagaaagtctacagggaAACACTGGCCGTACCTGGAGAGTTCTTCCCGCCGTCGGCTGACTGCGCTGACACCCCCCTcctgaggttgagggaactccCACAAAGGTTCATGCcgtgccacaagaccttcacagACAGAAccgtcacctacagcccacccgccttacactcctgA